The genomic segment TTCGATCGGCAGAGACTGGAATGCTGTAAGCGGAACATCACCTGTTCCAGGAGGCATATCCACAAACAGATAGTCTACGTCGCCCCAGATAACATCTGTCCAGAACTGTTTTACCATATTTGCAAGAACCGGACCTCTCCAGATTACAGGAGTATCCTCTGTAGGAAGCAGAAGGTTGATGGACATTACCTTGATCCCGTTTTTTGTGATCATCGGGTAGATACCTTCATCATTTGCCATTGCTGCACCCTTTAATCCATACATTTTCGGGATGGACGGTCCTGTGATATCCGCATCCAGGATACCGACTTTGTATCCCTGTGCTGCCATCATGTTTGCCAGAGAGCCTGTTACGAAGGATTTACCAACTCCACCCTTTCCGCTGACAACCCCGATCACATGTTTTACATTTGACTGAGCATTCATTTCTGCCTGAAAGCTCTGCTGTTTCTTGCTGCTTGAACAACCTTCGCAGCTTGCTTTGTCGCATGAAGTGTTGTTACATTCTTTTGCCATAATTAATCTTCTCCTTTATATTTACGCACTGCTGTACTGACAAAATATTGTTACTGTTCACTCCGTTCACAGTAACGTAGCCAAAATTCATTCCAGATTGCCTACGGCAATGGAATTTTGGCTTGTATGTCTCGGGATTTTGGCATATTCATGCCAAAACACCTCGCGGGATAGTTGTGTGTGAACAATAACAAAATATTCTCTATTGCCAGTGTGGAGCGTGTCTGAAAAATCATTCCCACAAATTGTGACGCACATCTTGCGTAAAGCATTTTTCAAACAAGCTCCAGAGTACGCATATTACTTTACAAATCTGTCAATTGCTACCTCAAGTTCTTTAATTGCCTCTTTATCACCATGTTCCACTGCATCTACGATACAGTGTTCGATATGATCCTGCAGAATGATCTTACCTGTATTATTGATAGCAGATTTCACTGCTGAAAGCTGTATCAGAACTTCCGCACAGTCTCTTCCGTCCTCTATCATACGTTTGATAGATTCCATATGTCCGATTGCTCTGGACATACGATTCAGCACTGCCTTTGTATGTGCATGACTGTGATGATGCCCATGCTCCCCATGAGAATGTTCAACTACCGTCCCATCCTCCAGTACATGCGTATGTGTCTTTTGTTCCTCGGCCATAACATTCCCCTTTCTCTTTCAGAATATCCGATTCTTTACCGCTTATCTGTCCTTATATCCTCACACGCTGTCTGTGGCTTTCCTGCTTACAGCACTTCCGTACAGCGTAAATGATATTATACCACATTTGTCAAATTTCTGTAAAGGAGCAACGCTGTTTTATTTGTGAAGTCGTAATATCAAAAATAATGGTTCCATCCTCCAGGACAGTTTTCTCATAGGAAACTTCTTTTCCTTTGAATTTATTTCTGATATATTCTTCCGGATCCTCAAGTTCCAGCTCTTCCACAAAAACATCACGCATCTGATTCCGCGGACATTTATTAAAAATTTCCCATATCAGTTCATATTCTTTCATATTCCATCTCCAGTCCGTAAGACGGATATTCACAATCCGTTTCACTATTTAGCCCTCTTCGGCTGATTTACGGCAATCTGCACAGATTGTCCTGCGGTTTTTCCCAACCAGTCTGAGACTATTATAATTATTTTTAGATTTTTTGTCAAAAATAATTGCATGAAGACGAATTATAGCGTATCATAGTTTATAATTATCAAAACAGCAATGTTACTGTTCATTTTGCAGCCTGATGTTTTTTTGAATTCTGCATATTCACAGTAACTGTAACTATTCAGTACTTTCGGGAAGCAGTGTACCGGATAGTTACCGACAGCTACAAACTAATTACATATATAAAGGAGAGAAATCTATGAAGCTTTTAAAAGACCGAATTCTTAAGGATGGAGTTGTAAAACCGGGAAATATTTTAAAAGTAGACAGTTTCTTAAATCATCAGATGGATATTACCCTCATCAATGAAATCGGCAAAGAATTCAAACGCCGCTTCTCCGACTGTCCAATCACTAAAATCCTTACAATTGAAGCATCCGGTATCGGTATCGCCTGTATTGCTGCACAGTACTTTGATGTACCTGTAGTTTTTGCCAAGAAAGCACAGAGCGTGAATCTGGATGGAGAAATGTATACAACTAAAGTAGAATCTTTCACTCATAAGAAAGTATATGATGTGATCCTTTCCAGGAAGTTTCTCGGACCTGAAGATCATGTACTTTTGATTGATGATTTCCTTGCTAACGGATGTGCACTTCTCGGCCTGATCGATATTGTTAAGAAGTCAGGGGCAACTCTTGAAGGAGCCGGTATTGTTATTGAGAAAGGCTTCCAGCATGGCGGTCAGGAGATCCGCGATATGGGAATACGTCTTGAATCTCTTGCCATTGTTGATTCCATGACAGACGATTCCTTAACCTTCAGAGATTAACTATAAAAGGATGGGAAAACCCATCCTTTTTTGTTCTATGAATTCTTTATTTTTTCTGATCTGATGTTTTCTCCACTTTTGAGTTATCTTCGGAATCATAGATCAGATTTTCTCTCGTTTCACCTTCTGATTTATCTTCTGTTTCGGGAGTTGGTGTCACTTCTTTTGAATCTTCCTCTGAGGCTGTCTTTAATGTCACTTTCGGCACAGGTGTTGCCTCTGGCGCAGGTGTCACCTCCGGTGTCGGTGTGGGATCAGGAGCGATCTCATCTTCCGTATAAGTTCCGTTATCCACAAGAATCTGATAATTATCCTTGTCGATCATCTGTGCTCCACATGTAAAAGTTCCCACAATCTTTACTCCGTTATCATACTGTGAATAATCTTTTACGTCAACTTTCTCTCCTGTCAGATAGTCAATGGCCATCTGTGCTCCGCCCTTAGCCAGTTCCTTACGGTCCATAAACATGGTAAATGACATTTTACCTGCTGCAATATCCTTTACTGCCTGTGCCTCACTGCCATATCCTGTGATCATCGGCCATTCATCACTTCCCGGTTCCAGACCACTGTCACTTAAAATTTCCTCTGCAGCATAAGCAAATCCGTCATATGCAGTACAGATAATATCCGGAGCCTTCTCCTCTGCATAAAACTCACTTATAATCGAATCAAGTTTTGTCTTTGCAGATGTCTCGCTCCATCTCATGATTCCTGTATCATCAAATGACGTATTTCCGGATTTACATACAAGTGTTCCATCATCCAGATATTCCTGAAGCCCTTCCTGGATTCCATTACACAGAAACAGTGCAGCATTGTCATCCGGAGATCCCATGAGAAATTCTATTGTATAAGACTTCTTATCCTCTCTGGCTTTATCCAGATCCATTTTTTTGATAATTTCTTTGGCAATATCCTTTCCTATTGCTCTGGTATCATAAGTTGCATAATAATTGATATCCGCAGTATCCCGGATCAGACTGTCATAAGAAATAACCGGTATTTCCTGCTCATTGGCAGTTTTCAGGATATCCGTCAGGCCATAGGGATCTACCGGATCAATGATCAGGGCAGAAACCTGCTCATCAATAAATTCCTGAATCTGGGAAATCTGAAGCGCAGGATCGCCGCCGGCATTCTTCACATCTGCCTCATATCCTCCATCTTCAATCTGCGAAGTCATCTCTTCGCTGTCAATTTTTGCATCCTCATCGTCATCAGAAAGAAGCACACCTATCTTTCCGGCAGAAGCTTCCGTTACCTCAGCATCTTCCTCTGATTCATCATCTGAATCTTTTCCTGAAGAATCTCCGTCTTCTTCCTCCTTCACTGATGTCTCTTTATTGTCTTCGTCTGATTTTGCACTGTCTCCTGCCTTGCTGCTGTCATCGGCATCAGAAGCATTTTTATTTTCTGCCTCTACTTTTTCACCTTCCTCAGTTACTTCGCCTACGCCCTCTTCTTCTACCTGGGCGCTTTCATTTGCTGCTTCTTTTGCCTCATTCTTCCCGCAGGCAGACAGGAACATGGAGGATACCATTATTCCAAGCAGAATAGCTGTTGCTCTTCTTTTCATAATACGATCCTTTCTGATATCATATTTATTTATCAATTCCCTTATAATCTTTTGCAATGTTCTTCAGATAATCCCGATAGGCAACGGCTGCTTTCTTTGGTTTCAGAATATGTACATTTCTTCCCATAGAAGTCAACCATCCAAAAAATGCCTTATCAACCACAACCTCAACAGTTACAATAAAATTATCCTCCCCCTTTATTTTGCAGAAAATCTCCGAGCCAAAGGTACGCTGGATTTTTTTCTTTGTAGAATTCTGACATACAAGCCTGATTTCTTTTATATTCTCTCCTGTTTGGGAGGGTGTCGGAGCACTGATCTTTGCAGGTGCTTCAGATTCTTTTCCAATCTGTTCCTGCACATTTTCAGATTTCTCTCCTGTTTCGCCATCTGGCTGATGTATTATCGTATTATCCGCTTCTGTTTTATCTGAAGCAGATTTTTCCTCATAATATCCGCCTTCCCGTCCTCTTCTGTAATGTATATCCATTCCAAAATCACGCAGGGTTTCCATATCATCATAAATACTCTTTCGCTCAGCTCGAATCCCCTGTTCTTCCAGTTTTGCCAGAATCTCCTGCATGGTGACAGGCTTTTGGCTGGTTGTCTCAGACAGCATTTTCTGCAGATACAGTATTTTTCCTTTTTGATTACATGATTTCGCCATAATTATCCTCTTACAAATCTGTGGTATATATAGTCATTTGCTTCTTTTTCCTGACTGTCATCTAACGATGTAAGTTCTGTTTCTTTTCCATACTTTCTTTCCAGCGCATGTTGAATGAGCCAGTCTGCAAGCTGCGGATTCTTCGGAAGTAACGGTCCATGCAGATAAGTCCCTATCACATTCTTATATACTACGCCTTCATAGCCTGACTTACCGTCATTTCCTGCACCGTAAAGTACTTTTCCCAGTGGTTTGTTATTATTAATGCAGGTTCTTCCTCCATGATTCTCAAATCCAACGATCGGCATATCAAACAGCTCACTCTGCAGAACGATATTCTGGATCAGACGGCCTTCGCCCTGCTCTGTATACAAGTCTACCAGGTCCAGTCCTTTCATGTTTCCCTGATCTGTTTTGTAATACTTCCCAAGTAACTGATAGCCACCGCAGATTGCAATGACAACGCCGTTATCTTCCACATAAGCCTTAAAATCCGGTTGGATTTTCTGTAGCTTCTCACATACGATCATCTGTTCTCTGTCCGAACCGCCACCCAGAAGTACGATATCAAGCTTCGAGAAATCTATTTTATCATCCAGCTCAAACGGTATGGTCTCAGCCTCAATCCCACGCCACTGGCATCTCTTCATCAGACACTGGATATTACCTCTGTCACCGTAAAGATTCAGAAGATCCGGATATAAATGTCCTATTGTAATTTTCATTATTTCTCGCCCTCCAGTCTCTTCAGAATATTTCTGGTACTGAATAATGCTGTATAGTTTACCAGCACATACAGATTCCCCACTCCGTCCTCTACTCTGTCGCGGATTGCTTTCTCAACATCGCCCTCGAGGACAGACGGGATATCCACATATTTCAGCCGCAGACGCATATCCTGACAGCGGATACCGCTTACAGTAATAGATTTCACTGAATCATTTCCGAGAAGATCAAAGTCAACATCCCAGAGCCAGGAAATATCTGTTCCATCCTGAGCATTATCATTGATCGCAATAATGATGTCCTTCGGTGCCTGATCCTGCATCACTGCGGAAATATTCTGATTAAATCCCGCCGGATTCTTGGCAAGATTTAAGGTTACTCCTGTTCCCTTAATGCGAAACTGCTCCATACGTCCGTTTTCCGGATTAAATCTGCGGAGCATATCCCCGAAATGCTCTCCCGCAAATCCCGCAGTCCTCACTCCCGCATAAGCTGCCAGTATATTATACACATTATAAAATCCCTTATAATTTGCTACAATGTGTTTTCCTTCTACACAAAAGCTGAGCTGGTCGCCTACCTTTACATCCTCCGCATCAAAATCCGGCTTCGGTCTTGCAAATCCGCATTTTGGACAATAATAATCTCCCAGCTGGCTGTAATGATAGAAACGATATTCCAGTTTTTCACCGCATCGCTTACAGAAACGTCCTTCCCTGATTTCATTTGCCGCAGATTTGATCACCGGTTTACTGATACCATAAGTTACATATGGATTCCCGGAATCCATGGCAAGATATGCGGATAATGCATCATCACCGTTTACAATAATCTGCATCTTCGGAACCTTGCGCATCATTTCTTCCAGAATGTTCATAGTGATATCAATCTCTCCGTATCTGTCAAGCTGGTCGCGGAAAAGATTTGTCAGAAGCATATAGTCCGGTTTGATTCTCGGAAAAATATGTCTGGTGGATGCTTCATCGGCCTCAATGCATGCATAGTCCGCATCAATTTTACCATTCCATTTCGAAGCCAGCACAAATGCGGCAACAACTCCATTGAGCATATTGGAACCTGTATGGTTACAGATTACTTTCTGTCCTTCCGCTTCCAGTGCCGCACAGAGCATATTGTTGGTAGTTGTCTTTCCATTTGTACCGCAGGTTGCAAAAATAGCCTTTCGTACCTGTGAGGAAAGCTGTTCCAGAATGTCCGGACAGATCTTAATCGCCACTTTTCCTGCCCAGGTCACACCCTGTCTTCCCATTTTCTTACATACGTATCCTACAAATTTTGCTGCACAGACAGCAATCATTACTCTTATTTTCATTGTGTATGATAATTTCCTTTATAAATATAATCTTTGTTATTGCCGCTTATTTGTTTCAACTCACAGTCGGTAATTTCACAGAGTCTGACGTGTCAACAACATACTGACTGTGGTTTGCCTCATGTCAGTGGGAGATACCGATTTCTCTCCGCCCGCCACTGCCGTTCATTTTCTTATTTGCAATTCATCTACCACCTATAGAGGAGGGAGAATTCTTGCTATATCCTGTTAAAATTCTTTTTGCTCCTGATATCTTTACCCTTATTCATTCCGGAACAGCTATAGCTATAATAATCCTCTATGATCATTTCATAATGCCGGCAGAACAACTCAGTTAAACATAGTATCCTGCAGATAGTCTGAGCATACACCTGCCGCACCCTCTTGCATATAATATTGTGCTTCCTTCAGGTCATTCACAGTATAAATATATAACCTGATTCCTTTTTTGTCAAAAATCTTCTGCACATCCTCTGACCAGTATTTATAGTAGACTGTAGCTGCCTGAATATTCTTTTCTCTGCAAAATGCCGCAATTTCAGTCAGTTCTTTAATAGAGTATTCCTGCCATAAAGAATAAATATATCCAGGAAAATCATACAGCAGTGCTGTTCCGGCAAACATTGCCTGATTATAGATTTCCGGTATGATCTGTCCCATCACATCCGGAACACCTGCCGCTTCTGCAAGTTCGATATAATCAGCATAGTCCTCCACCGTCTTCTGATAATTACGGACAGAATACTGCTTGGAATCCAGCATCACAAAAGTATCCGGATAATCGCTCAGCAGCACCAGCAGATCTTCAAATGTTATAGGAGTATATTTTCCATAAATGGGCCGGGATAAGAATTCCTCTGAGGACAGAACTTTCTTTTCATCGCCTTCCCATTGTCCAAGAGACTGATACCAGCTATGGCGGCACACCCATACATTGTCAGATGTCTTCACAAGATCAACTTCAAACAACCTGCACCCCATCTGATAGCCTGCCAGAAAACTCTCTTTTGAATTCAGATAGGTTTTATCACCAATCCCTCCCAGTGCATGTGCGATCGTTTTATAATTTTCCCACTTAAATTCAGGTGTGGTGGCAGATATGGAATAAGCATCATTTCCCCACAGAAACAGTGTAACAGCCAGTAATTCCACCAACAACAAAAACATCCTGATGAAATAACCAAATCCTGATCGTTTCTTTTTCGTATTCTGCCTCAATTTTTCAATCTCCTGCCGGTCATTTGTATTCCTCGCTTATCTTTTGCTCTCGTATTTTGTAACATTCCAATGTCTTATTTAACACTTCTTCATCAATATGGTTTTTATATACTCTACGATTTTACGCTATCTGGCTCAAATAATCAAGGGTAATAAACGGTTATGTTACAAGGAAGTGATTTCCTATAGCATAACAAAAAAACTGCATATATACGGCATGAACACCATACATATGCAGTCTTATCATCGTCTGGACAAATATAAAATCGAAAATCTGGCTGGATTATACTAATTCGATCAGTACTTCCATTGCAGCATCGCCTTTACGCGGTCCGATCTTAACGATTCTTGTGTAACCACCGTTACGGTCAGCGTATTTTGGAGCGATCTCATCGAACATCTTAGCAACCATATCTACGTCTTTAGTGTTTTTCTTTCTTCCGGCACCCTTTGCAGGTACTTCTTTAACCGGGTAGAAAACTTTCATCATCTGACGACGAGCGTGAAGTCTGGAAGGAGCATCTTTCTTGATCTCTTTCTGTACTTCATCGTATACAGTTTTCTTCTTTCCGTCAACAACTTCTTTTACTCTCTTGCCTTCAGCATCTTTACGAGCAACTTTAGCAGTTACAGTAACAGTTTCGAAGTTATCTTTTTCACGAACAGCCATAGCTACAAGGCCTTCTGCGATTTTACGGATTTCTTTTGCTTTAGCTTCTGTAGTAACAATTTTTCCATGATATAAAAGGCTTGTTACCTGGCTTCTCAGTAATGCTTTTCTCTGGTCAGATGTTCTGCTTAATTTTCTATATTTTGCCATTTAATTTTCCTCCATCTGTGGGACAGCCGGGCACGCTTGTTCGGTCTTACTGTCCGACTGCTTAGGCATCCCCACCGTATAATATCTCTTTGCTAACTGGTTATTGTTCCCTTAGAGAACCAATAACCTGATCAATTCTTACTCTTCTGCAGGCTGAAGCTGTAAGCCCAGCTCTTTCAGTTTCGCAAGAACTTCTTCTAATGATTTACGTCCAAGGTTACGAACCTTCATCATATCATCAGAAGTCTTGTTACATAATTCTTCAACTGTATTAATGCCGGCTCTCTTCAAGCAGTTATAGGAACGAACAGATAACTCAAGTTCATCAATGCTCATTTCCAGGACTTTTTCTTTCTCATTGTCTTCTTTCTCGATCATAACCTCAGCGGTCTTTGCATTCTCGGAAAGGTCAATGAAAAGGCTCAAGTGCTCGCTTAATACTTTTGCTGCAAGGCTTACCGCCTCATCCGGATCAAGTGTACCGTTTGTATACACATCCAGTGTCAGCTTATCATAATCGGTTACCTGACCAACACGTGTATTCTCTACAGTCATGTTGACTCTGTCTACCGGTGTATAGATAGCATCAACTGCAAGTACACCGATCGGCATATCATCAGATTTACCTTTATCAGCACTGATATATCCGCGGCCTTTTGTAATAGTAAGCTCCATAGCAAGTCTGCAGTCCTTGCCACCGTTTAAAGTAGCAATCACCTGATCCGGATTCATGATCTCGATATCCTGATCAGCCTGGATATCAGCTGCAGTTACAACACCTTTTCCTTCACATTCGATGTATGCGGTTTTCGGCTCATTGTCTGTGCTGTGGTTCTTAATAGCAAGGCTCTTCAGATTCATGATAATATCGCTCACGTCTTCTTTTACGCCCGGAATGGAGCTGAATTCGTGAAGCACACCATCAATTTTAACCTGGCTTACAGCTGCACCCGGCAGGGAAGACAGCATAATTCTTCTTAAAGAATTTCCAAGTGTAGTTCCATATCCTCTTTCCAGAGGCTCAACTACGAATCTGCCAAATTTTTTATCTTCAGATAATTCGGTAATCTCGATCTTAGGTTTATTAAAATCAAACACTATAGGGTTCCCTCCTTCTGGGTTAATAAAAGTTTGAGGGGTATTCATTCAAATACTACAATTCAGCGGAAGATAATAATCAACCACTGAATCGTATAAATAATAGAAATATTACCAGGTAATTTTCTATAATATAATCCTATGGATTATTTGGAGTACAACTCGACGATAAGCATCTCGTTTACAGGAACATCGATTGCTTCTCTGTTAGGAAGTTCTTTTACAGTTCCTTTTAAGTTCTCCTGATCTACATCGATCCATTCCGGAACAAGACGTCCGCCAGTTACTTCAAGGATACCTTTGTATCTTTCAGAACCTTTGGATTTTTCTCTGATCTCGATCTGATCACCGGCTTTTACAAGGTAGGAAGGAATGTTTACACATTTTCCGTTTACAAGTACATGCTTGTGGTCAACAATCTGACGAGCTTCTTTTCTTGTTCTTGCAAATCCCATACGGAATACTACATTGTCAAGTCTGCTCTCAAGAAGGATCATAAGGTTTGCACCAGTCTGTCCAGGCATTCTGTCAGCTTTGTCGTAGTAGTTGTGGAAAGGTTTTTCCAGAACTCCGTAGATGAATTTTGCTTTCTGTTTTTCTCTTAACTGTAAACCATACTCAGACACTTTACGATTTGCACGTTTTAACTGTCTTGTGGATTTTTTATCAATTCCTAAATAAATCGGATCCAGGCCAAGGGATCTGCATCTTTTCAGAACAGGCACTCTATTTACTGCCATTTCTCAAATACCTCCTAATATTCTAAATCAATTAGACTCTTCTGCGTTTTGGTGGGCGGCAACCGTTGTGTGGTACCGGAGTTACGTCGCGGATGCTTGTTACTTCCAGTCCGCAAGCCTGAAGGGCACGGATTGCAGCTTCACGTCCAGAACCTGGTCCTTTTACCATAACATCTACAGTTTTTAAACCATGAATAAGTGCAGCTTTTGTTGCAGTCTCAGCTGCCATCTGTGCTGCATAAGGAGTAGATTTTCTTGAACCTCTAAATCCAAGACCACCAGCACTTGCCCATGAAAGAGCGTTTCCTTCATTGTCAGTCAGAGTAACAATTGTATTGTTGAAAGAAGACTGAATATGTGCCTGTCCGTGTTCAACGTTTTTCTTGACACGACGTTTTGCAGTCGCTTTTTTAGTCACTTTAGCCATTTTAAAACTAACCTACACTTTCCTATTTATCAATCAAATATATGTTACAAGAAACACCATGTCCACTAAATTCATTTCCTCGCTTCGCTTGTCATTCATCAAGTGTCCATGCAAGCTTCCTCATAAGATCAGCTTACGCTTATCAGATGTTTAAAGCTTTATTTATTTCTTCTTATTAGCTACTGTTCTCTTAGGACCTTTACGTGTTCTGGCGTTGGTCTTAGTCTTCTGACCACGAACCGGAAGTCCTTTACGATGACGGATACCTCTGTAGCATCCGATTTCCTGCAGTCTCTTAATGTTGAGGGCGATTTCTCTACGAAGGTCACCTTCTACTGTCATTGTTTCATCAATAACTGCGCTGAGTCTCTTTACTTCGTCATCAGTCAGATCTCTGACACGTGTGTCAGGATTAACCTCTGCCTTTGCAAGGATTTTGTCTGCGCTTGGTCTACCAATACCATAAATGTAGGTAAGACCGATTTCAATACGTTTTTCTCTTGGTAAGTCTACACCAGCTATACGAGCCATGTACTGTTTCCTCCATCTTCTACTTTGAAAGTCCTTAATGCCTGTACATCACTTACCCTCGCGAATTCTCTCACTCAAGTAAGGTGAAATGGGATGTATCGGACACATCACTTCCTTATTTCTCAGTTCCTAATTGGGGTGCCTCGGTAAAACACCCAGCTGCAATTGGCGAAAAGCAGCCTTTCCGAATTACTGCGGCCAACGGGCCAACGTTGCCTCTCGGTATTAGGCAATACATGCTAAAACTATCTTAACAGTCTGAACAACCCTTCCGGGCGTCTCACACTGCAGCCGCACGTTATACAAACTTTAAACCGTCAATCAACCCTGACGCTGTTTGTGTTTTGGATTCTCACAGATTACTCTGATAGATCCTTTTCTTTTAATGATCTTGCATTTTTCGCAGATCGGCTTTACAGATGATCTTACTTTCACTGGAAATCCTCCTTCCGTAAATTCATTAAAATCTGCAGTTTTTTGAGCGCACAAATACATACTACTCACGCGTTCGGCTTATATACTATCACACCAAAATATAAAATGCAAGCACTTTTTTGAATAAAATCACATTTTTTCATTTTCTCCCCCATTCCCGCCTAATCATCCATCTATAAAAACTAGTACATCGTTTTCGAAATAACTATACCACTCACTTGTCTGCGAATCCGATTGCACAGGTCTAAAAGCCTCAGCGTAGCTAGTTTTAATATCTATTCTGGAGCATGTTTGAAAAATCACAGCTAAACCTTCCCACTGCCAACACACAGCGTATAAAAATAATTCATTTCATGTGCATTTGCAGGCATCTTAGATATTCTTAGGCGAAAAAAATCTGCGTTATGAGCCGACTGCCTCACTGTCTGAGCGAAGTTTGCAACGGAGCGAGTTTGATAAGGCGGCTCATGCCTTTAGCAGATTTTTTTCACCTTAGAATATCTTAGATGCCGAAACCGCACATGAAATGAATTATTTTTATATGCGTCCCTTCTGGCACAAAAAAAGAGAACCAGATCCCTCCAGCTCTCTTTCTCATCACTGCACCAACTGCAGTCCAATATTTCTTACTTATCTCTCCAGATAATCCTGCCCTTAGACAGATCATACGGAGACAGTTCAATCGTAACTTTATCTCCAGGAAGAATACGAATAAAATTCATACGTAACTTACCACTGATATGTGCAAGCACCACATGTTTGTTCTCCAGTTCC from the Blautia wexlerae DSM 19850 genome contains:
- the rpsD gene encoding 30S ribosomal protein S4; amino-acid sequence: MAVNRVPVLKRCRSLGLDPIYLGIDKKSTRQLKRANRKVSEYGLQLREKQKAKFIYGVLEKPFHNYYDKADRMPGQTGANLMILLESRLDNVVFRMGFARTRKEARQIVDHKHVLVNGKCVNIPSYLVKAGDQIEIREKSKGSERYKGILEVTGGRLVPEWIDVDQENLKGTVKELPNREAIDVPVNEMLIVELYSK
- the rpsK gene encoding 30S ribosomal protein S11, with the protein product MAKVTKKATAKRRVKKNVEHGQAHIQSSFNNTIVTLTDNEGNALSWASAGGLGFRGSRKSTPYAAQMAAETATKAALIHGLKTVDVMVKGPGSGREAAIRALQACGLEVTSIRDVTPVPHNGCRPPKRRRV
- the rpsM gene encoding 30S ribosomal protein S13, with the translated sequence MARIAGVDLPREKRIEIGLTYIYGIGRPSADKILAKAEVNPDTRVRDLTDDEVKRLSAVIDETMTVEGDLRREIALNIKRLQEIGCYRGIRHRKGLPVRGQKTKTNARTRKGPKRTVANKKK
- the rpmJ gene encoding 50S ribosomal protein L36 translates to MKVRSSVKPICEKCKIIKRKGSIRVICENPKHKQRQG
- the infA gene encoding translation initiation factor IF-1, which gives rise to MSKADVIEVEGTVLEKLPNAMFKVELENKHVVLAHISGKLRMNFIRILPGDKVTIELSPYDLSKGRIIWRDK